One window of Aerococcus tenax genomic DNA carries:
- the parE gene encoding DNA topoisomerase IV subunit B, with product MAKNSKATYDESSIQILEGLEAVRKRPGMYIGSTDNRGLHHLVYEIVDNSIDEALAGYCDEISVTIHEDNSVTVTDNGRGMPIGKHSSGKPTVEVILTVLHAGGKFSESAYKTSGGLHGVGSSVVNALSDSLEVTVYRDNKKYYQSFSQGGKPHKPKLTSHKSKQTGTSIHFHPDPKIFGATEFNSDTIKEQLREKAFLTKGLAIHFTDEKNASQESFHYEDGLVEFIHYLNENKEVLQEVTYIEDKDKSSNIEMELAFQYNDGYSETILSFVNNVRTPDGGTHETALKTGMTKAFNEYARKVNLIKPKEKNLEGSDVREGFTAVISVRIPEEILQFEGQTKGKLGTPQARLAVENMVNTHLSIYLLENGEIAQMLVRKALKARQAREAARKAREESRHGKKGKSKETLLSGKLTPAQSKNTKKNELFLVEGDSAGGSAKLGRDRKFQAILPLRGKVLNTEKASLTDILKNEELNTIIHTVGAGVGPEFDIHDSNYDKVIIMTDADTDGAHIQVLLLTFFYRYMRPLIEAGKVYIAMPPLYKLSRGKGKNEKIAYAWTDEELAQATKKFGKGYTLQRYKGLGEMNADQLWDTTMNPETRTLIRVTLDDLSQAEKRVSVLMGNKVEPRRDWIEDNVQFTMDEEDKLLEHANHEENDAIEASELIAQSDQVTSMSDQEGQMDLFDEGAEVNGD from the coding sequence ATGGCAAAAAATTCTAAGGCAACTTATGATGAGTCATCCATTCAAATATTAGAAGGCTTAGAAGCGGTTCGTAAGCGACCAGGAATGTATATCGGGTCAACCGATAATCGCGGCTTACATCACTTGGTCTATGAGATTGTAGACAATTCCATTGATGAAGCTTTAGCGGGCTACTGTGATGAAATTTCTGTGACCATTCATGAAGATAATAGCGTTACGGTAACTGATAATGGACGGGGAATGCCCATTGGTAAACATAGTAGTGGCAAACCAACTGTTGAAGTGATTCTGACCGTCCTTCACGCGGGGGGAAAATTTAGCGAAAGTGCTTATAAGACCTCTGGAGGGCTCCACGGAGTAGGATCTAGTGTTGTTAATGCCCTATCTGATTCCTTAGAGGTTACCGTTTACCGGGATAATAAAAAGTATTATCAAAGCTTTAGTCAGGGCGGTAAGCCTCATAAGCCTAAGTTAACCAGCCATAAAAGTAAGCAGACTGGAACAAGTATTCACTTTCACCCCGACCCTAAAATCTTTGGTGCAACGGAATTTAACAGTGACACCATTAAAGAACAATTAAGGGAAAAGGCCTTTTTAACTAAAGGCTTAGCGATTCATTTTACTGATGAAAAAAATGCTAGCCAGGAAAGCTTTCACTATGAAGATGGTCTGGTCGAATTTATTCATTATTTAAATGAAAATAAAGAAGTTCTCCAAGAGGTCACTTATATTGAAGACAAGGATAAAAGTTCTAATATCGAAATGGAATTAGCCTTTCAATATAATGATGGCTATTCTGAGACCATCTTGTCCTTTGTTAATAATGTGCGCACCCCTGATGGCGGAACCCATGAAACCGCCTTAAAAACTGGGATGACCAAGGCCTTTAATGAGTATGCTAGAAAGGTTAATCTGATTAAACCCAAGGAGAAAAACCTAGAAGGCTCAGATGTTCGTGAGGGCTTTACAGCGGTCATCTCTGTTAGGATTCCTGAAGAAATCTTACAGTTTGAAGGACAAACCAAGGGGAAATTAGGGACTCCACAAGCGCGTTTAGCCGTAGAAAATATGGTCAACACCCATTTATCGATCTATTTATTAGAAAACGGCGAAATAGCGCAGATGTTAGTTCGTAAGGCTCTAAAAGCGCGCCAGGCCCGAGAAGCAGCTCGTAAGGCTAGGGAGGAAAGTCGCCACGGCAAAAAAGGCAAGAGTAAAGAAACCTTACTTTCCGGTAAACTCACTCCCGCACAAAGTAAAAATACCAAGAAAAATGAACTCTTCTTGGTCGAAGGAGATTCAGCGGGCGGTTCCGCCAAGCTAGGGCGGGACCGTAAATTCCAAGCTATTCTTCCGTTAAGAGGAAAGGTTTTAAATACGGAAAAGGCAAGCCTAACCGATATTCTTAAAAATGAAGAACTAAACACCATTATCCATACCGTAGGTGCAGGCGTGGGGCCAGAGTTTGATATCCATGACTCTAACTATGATAAAGTGATCATCATGACCGATGCGGATACTGACGGGGCCCATATTCAAGTCTTACTCTTGACTTTCTTTTACCGCTATATGCGACCCTTAATTGAAGCGGGCAAGGTCTATATTGCTATGCCGCCTTTGTATAAACTCTCCCGAGGCAAGGGCAAGAATGAAAAGATTGCGTATGCCTGGACAGATGAAGAACTCGCCCAAGCGACTAAAAAGTTTGGTAAGGGCTATACCCTCCAACGGTATAAAGGTTTGGGGGAAATGAATGCCGATCAATTATGGGATACCACCATGAATCCAGAAACCCGAACCCTTATCCGTGTCACCCTTGATGACTTATCCCAAGCCGAAAAACGGGTATCTGTGTTGATGGGAAATAAGGTTGAACCACGTCGGGATTGGATTGAAGATAATGTCCAATTTACCATGGATGAAGAAGATAAGTTATTGGAGCACGCCAACCATGAAGAGAATGATGCGATCGAAGCTAGTGAGTTAATCGCTCAATCGGACCAAGTCACAAGTATGAGTGATCAGGAAGGGCAAATGGATTTATTTGATGAAGGAGCTGAAGTGAATGGCGATTGA
- the parC gene encoding DNA topoisomerase IV subunit A — MAIDIQELSLDEVMGDRFGRYSKYIIQDRALPDIRDGLKPVQRRILYAMYHDGNTSDHAFRKSAKTVGNVIGNYHPHGDRSVYEAMVRMSQAWKNRMPLIDMHGNNGSMDGDPAAAMRYTEARLSKLADELLKDLNKDTVDTILNFDDTEEEPVVLPAGFPNLLVNGSQGISAGYATEIPTHNLGEVIDAVNYYIDHPKAKVETLMKYLPGPDFPTGGIIQGKDQLIKAYKTGRGKVVVRAQTEVESLKAGRKQIVITELPFEVNKADLVRKMDELRLNRSIDGVLEVRDESDRSGLRIIVELKKDADADQILQYYFKHTNLQINYNFNMVAINKQRPEQVGLIAIIQAYIDHRKDVVSRRTQYDLNKAQSRRHIVDGLIKAISILDQVIAIIRNSTDKKDAKNNLINEYQFSQAQAEAIVTLQLYRLTNTDITALQEEKLSLNEAINQYQAILSDETILMKLIQSELKAIKKAYATDRLTKIEAEVEEIKIKKEFLIPDEEVVTVVTRGGYIKRSSLRSYQSSNFSDLGLRDGDHVLYLAAHSTLDNLVLITNKGNYVFQPVYEMQELRWKDLGEHLSQRIPIASDEKIIQVYPYAKDSQDTIVLATREGMIKQSKLSELKKIRGHKNKASQIMPLSSPLDEVVNCYLVNNQNDKQNGEVILFTALGFSLRYQISEINTVGLRAKGVISINLKDQDQVVNFVYQDQVDEDQQILLATQRGYMKRIRWRDIQTMTRAKRGLMVLREVKSKPHRLVQALEVESTQEVYELYTSNGELSQIKAVDVPLHERYSNGSQIVDEERFGELLNVIPLYRKDPEK, encoded by the coding sequence ATGGCGATTGATATTCAAGAATTAAGCCTTGATGAAGTGATGGGCGATCGTTTTGGTCGTTATTCCAAATATATTATTCAAGACCGCGCTTTACCTGATATCAGGGATGGGCTAAAACCTGTCCAACGGCGTATTTTATATGCTATGTACCATGATGGCAATACTTCAGACCATGCTTTTAGAAAGTCTGCCAAAACCGTTGGGAATGTGATTGGTAATTACCACCCTCACGGGGATAGATCAGTTTATGAAGCTATGGTGAGAATGAGTCAAGCTTGGAAAAACCGCATGCCCCTGATTGATATGCATGGGAATAATGGGTCCATGGACGGCGACCCTGCGGCTGCCATGCGTTATACTGAAGCACGATTATCTAAGCTGGCCGATGAACTACTTAAGGACTTAAACAAAGATACTGTCGATACCATTTTGAACTTTGATGATACTGAGGAAGAACCTGTTGTTTTACCTGCTGGCTTTCCTAATTTACTAGTCAATGGCTCACAGGGAATTTCAGCAGGTTACGCTACCGAAATTCCTACCCACAATCTGGGGGAAGTCATTGATGCAGTCAATTACTATATTGATCACCCTAAAGCTAAGGTAGAAACCCTGATGAAGTATCTTCCCGGCCCTGATTTTCCCACTGGGGGTATTATCCAAGGGAAAGACCAGCTGATTAAAGCCTATAAAACGGGTCGAGGCAAGGTAGTAGTTCGAGCACAAACGGAAGTGGAGTCGCTTAAGGCAGGCCGTAAACAGATCGTAATTACAGAGCTGCCTTTTGAGGTCAATAAGGCTGATTTGGTCCGTAAGATGGACGAATTACGCCTCAATCGAAGTATTGATGGGGTCCTGGAAGTCCGTGATGAATCTGACCGATCTGGTTTACGTATTATTGTTGAACTGAAGAAAGATGCTGATGCCGATCAAATTTTACAGTATTACTTTAAGCATACTAATTTACAAATCAACTATAATTTCAATATGGTAGCCATTAACAAGCAACGTCCGGAACAGGTTGGTTTAATTGCGATTATTCAAGCCTATATCGACCATCGCAAAGACGTGGTGAGTCGTAGAACCCAATATGACTTAAACAAGGCTCAAAGCCGCCGCCATATTGTTGATGGTTTGATTAAGGCTATTTCCATTCTTGACCAAGTGATTGCAATTATTCGCAACAGTACTGATAAAAAGGATGCCAAAAATAACCTGATTAATGAGTATCAATTTTCTCAGGCGCAAGCAGAAGCCATCGTCACCTTACAACTCTATCGCTTAACCAATACTGATATTACGGCTCTGCAGGAAGAAAAGTTATCTCTAAATGAAGCCATTAATCAATACCAAGCGATTTTAAGCGATGAAACGATTTTGATGAAGTTAATTCAATCAGAATTGAAGGCTATCAAAAAAGCTTATGCTACTGACCGCTTGACCAAGATTGAAGCTGAGGTAGAAGAAATAAAAATTAAGAAAGAATTTTTAATTCCTGATGAAGAGGTCGTTACTGTAGTAACCCGGGGCGGTTATATTAAGCGCTCTAGCCTAAGAAGCTACCAATCCTCTAATTTCTCTGACTTGGGCTTAAGAGATGGTGACCATGTCTTATACTTAGCTGCGCATTCAACTTTAGATAATTTAGTCCTTATTACTAATAAAGGAAATTATGTTTTCCAACCAGTTTATGAAATGCAAGAACTTCGCTGGAAAGACCTTGGTGAGCACCTTTCTCAACGCATCCCTATTGCTTCCGATGAGAAGATTATCCAAGTCTATCCCTACGCTAAGGATAGTCAAGATACGATTGTCCTTGCTACTCGAGAAGGGATGATTAAACAAAGTAAGCTCAGTGAATTGAAGAAAATCCGGGGCCATAAGAATAAAGCTTCTCAAATTATGCCTTTATCCAGCCCTCTTGATGAAGTGGTTAACTGCTATTTAGTCAATAACCAAAACGATAAGCAAAATGGCGAAGTGATCTTATTTACCGCCTTAGGTTTTAGCCTGCGTTACCAAATCAGTGAAATTAATACGGTGGGTTTACGTGCCAAGGGGGTTATTTCCATCAACCTTAAGGACCAAGACCAGGTGGTTAATTTTGTCTACCAAGACCAGGTGGATGAGGACCAGCAAATCCTCCTTGCCACACAGCGAGGTTATATGAAACGGATACGTTGGCGGGATATTCAAACCATGACGCGGGCTAAGCGAGGGCTGATGGTGCTGCGTGAGGTTAAATCAAAACCCCACCGCTTAGTTCAAGCCCTAGAGGTTGAATCGACCCAAGAAGTCTATGAATTATATACCAGTAATGGGGAATTAAGCCAGATTAAAGCGGTCGATGTTCCCCTCCATGAACGCTATAGTAATGGTTCACAAATTGTTGATGAAGAGCGTTTTGGTGAATTGCTTAATGTCATTCCCCTATATAGAAAAGATCCAGAAAAATAA
- a CDS encoding manganese-dependent inorganic pyrophosphatase produces the protein MSKILIFGHQNPDMDAITSAISFSYLLNTLGYDTEPVALGEANDETKYALDHFNHEGLRVIEKAGDETDTVALVDHNEFQQSVADIKDLNVFAVVDHHRVGNFETSAPLYYIAKPLGCTQSVIYDLYQEKGVEIPQQIAGLMLSGIISDTLLYSSPTCTEKDKEIAKKLAEIAGVDDESYGTEMLKAGANVDDKSAVEIADGDAKSFNMGGKEVRIGQVNVVDANDVIKRKDEVLKAMKELLINNNYDAFLLVITNILTNDSEGLLVGDDSLTKNFEKAFDVDVTDHQLALKGIVSRKKQIVPPLTDSFEG, from the coding sequence ATGAGTAAAATTTTAATTTTTGGCCACCAAAATCCTGATATGGATGCGATTACCAGTGCTATTTCCTTTAGCTATTTATTAAATACCCTAGGTTATGATACCGAACCCGTTGCTTTAGGAGAGGCTAATGACGAAACTAAATATGCCCTAGACCATTTTAATCATGAAGGCCTTCGTGTGATTGAAAAAGCCGGTGATGAAACTGATACCGTAGCTTTAGTGGACCATAACGAGTTCCAACAATCTGTTGCAGATATAAAAGACCTTAATGTCTTTGCCGTGGTCGACCACCACCGGGTAGGAAACTTCGAAACCTCTGCACCACTTTATTACATTGCTAAACCTTTAGGATGTACCCAAAGTGTGATTTATGACCTTTACCAAGAAAAGGGCGTTGAAATCCCTCAACAAATTGCAGGATTAATGTTATCAGGGATTATCTCTGACACCTTACTCTATTCTTCTCCAACCTGTACCGAAAAAGACAAGGAAATCGCTAAAAAACTAGCTGAAATTGCTGGAGTGGACGATGAAAGCTACGGAACCGAAATGCTTAAGGCTGGTGCTAATGTTGATGATAAATCAGCTGTAGAAATCGCTGATGGAGACGCGAAATCCTTTAATATGGGTGGCAAAGAAGTCCGCATTGGCCAAGTGAATGTGGTTGATGCTAACGATGTCATCAAACGTAAGGATGAAGTCCTTAAAGCCATGAAAGAATTACTAATTAATAATAATTACGATGCTTTCTTATTGGTGATCACCAACATCTTAACCAATGACTCAGAAGGTCTATTAGTTGGCGATGATTCCTTAACTAAGAACTTTGAAAAAGCCTTTGATGTAGATGTTACAGACCATCAATTAGCCTTGAAGGGCATTGTTTCGCGTAAGAAACAAATTGTCCCTCCATTAACAGATTCCTTTGAAGGCTAA
- a CDS encoding AAA family ATPase, giving the protein MSFYKVGIGDDAWDFKEAYKKANNGDTIEFEPNYALEQSYITSLNIAKSLNFIGNIESKSDGEQLFTNAIRVPILVTGGAKVTFTDLWIDRVYKDCIAIHILNRSSVTLRNCIVNAVNNSQKNLIISGKSGSNLTMIDCATYPQNSDFQKYINLIDSKGTFSNSTFYSNLWFVGSKVDISNCIMINYGGSVVRPRSSNLTIRQSRIEGGSKEGYYPALIINNSSVTVDSSSIIQEMKNGESFTESVCSRDGSNLNFSDSFVSSIFTYDSKLFLNSLEISYILSLNDSSLARIQQCVNFQGNNNEKIDLLVRNNSALIADEIKINRLFDPNIRVKQGSHLYINQLDYVYGSASDLFLEADETSYFNLLAEKQELTEEKQVPQNPGKVERNPQNSMEKLNNLVGLTKVKEEIHKMIRMVEFNKHRIAKGLKPQKVVLHSVFMGNPGTGKTTLARILGEVLFDYGIFKGDELKFIEVKEADLISGYVGQTAIQTQNILDQAKGGILFIDEAYTLNKKDANVNFGQEAINTLLTFMEDNREDTMIIFAGYTKEMEQFLKTNPGLKSRVPNTFLFEDYTADEIIAMGEKQLKANDYILEDSDYYKRNVSRVYNASLDRSNGRWIRNFNEKLYKALADRCYKNEQFEDLNTITNQDIDEVLGKHVGYEVKTGKDAFDSLNELIGLSKVKQQISDFVHLAELNRRREEENGGEAKFTLHSLFLGNPGTGKTTVARILGEIFYQKGIIAQKKFIEVSRSDLVAGYVGQTALKTREVLESALGGVLFIDEAYSLANSNDNFGQEAINEILKFMEDHRQDIIIVLAGYTKEMNAFLSTNSGLTSRIPNVFDFEDYSEDEIVEIGHLGLSKQSYKFNESLYGEVIKKAYAGSNDHSNGRWIRNVNERLIKHLSSRVANDPHADINQITDEDILKLLED; this is encoded by the coding sequence ATGTCATTTTATAAAGTTGGAATAGGCGATGATGCCTGGGATTTTAAAGAAGCCTATAAAAAGGCAAATAATGGCGATACTATCGAATTTGAGCCAAATTATGCTTTAGAGCAATCATATATAACTAGCTTAAATATTGCTAAATCACTTAACTTTATTGGAAATATTGAATCCAAAAGTGATGGGGAACAATTATTTACTAATGCTATTAGAGTACCGATTCTTGTTACGGGTGGGGCGAAAGTAACATTTACTGACTTATGGATTGACCGTGTTTATAAAGATTGTATAGCAATTCATATTTTAAATAGGTCTAGTGTAACTTTGAGAAATTGTATTGTAAATGCTGTGAATAACAGTCAAAAAAATTTGATAATTTCTGGGAAGAGTGGATCTAATCTCACTATGATAGATTGTGCAACCTATCCCCAAAATTCAGATTTTCAGAAATATATAAACCTTATTGATTCTAAAGGAACATTCAGCAATTCAACTTTTTATTCGAACTTATGGTTCGTAGGATCAAAAGTAGATATATCTAATTGCATAATGATAAATTATGGAGGTAGTGTAGTTAGGCCACGTTCTTCTAATTTAACTATTAGGCAATCTCGTATTGAAGGGGGCAGTAAAGAAGGTTATTATCCTGCACTTATTATAAATAATTCGTCCGTAACAGTAGATAGCTCATCAATTATTCAGGAAATGAAAAATGGTGAAAGCTTTACTGAGTCAGTCTGTTCTAGAGATGGATCTAATCTGAATTTTTCTGATTCTTTTGTGAGTTCCATATTTACATACGATTCTAAATTATTTTTGAATTCATTAGAAATCTCTTATATTTTATCTCTTAATGATTCATCACTAGCTAGGATTCAACAGTGTGTTAATTTTCAAGGAAATAATAACGAGAAAATTGATTTGTTAGTAAGGAACAATTCGGCTTTGATTGCTGACGAGATAAAGATTAATCGATTATTTGATCCTAATATTCGAGTTAAGCAAGGTTCGCACTTATATATTAATCAGTTAGACTATGTTTATGGATCCGCATCAGATCTATTTTTGGAAGCAGATGAAACAAGCTATTTCAATCTTTTAGCTGAAAAGCAAGAGCTAACTGAAGAAAAACAAGTTCCTCAAAATCCAGGAAAAGTAGAGAGAAACCCCCAAAATTCCATGGAAAAATTAAATAATTTAGTTGGTCTCACTAAGGTCAAAGAAGAAATTCATAAAATGATTCGGATGGTGGAATTCAATAAGCACAGAATAGCTAAGGGACTCAAACCCCAAAAGGTTGTCCTGCATTCCGTTTTTATGGGAAATCCAGGGACGGGAAAAACAACATTGGCTCGAATCCTAGGGGAAGTCTTATTTGACTACGGTATTTTTAAGGGCGATGAATTGAAATTTATTGAGGTAAAAGAGGCAGACCTTATTTCTGGCTATGTGGGTCAAACTGCTATTCAAACACAAAATATTTTAGACCAAGCTAAGGGCGGTATCCTTTTCATTGATGAAGCTTACACTTTGAATAAGAAAGATGCTAATGTCAATTTTGGGCAGGAAGCGATTAATACGCTTTTAACCTTCATGGAAGATAATCGTGAGGATACGATGATTATTTTTGCGGGCTATACGAAAGAAATGGAACAGTTCCTTAAAACCAACCCGGGCTTAAAATCAAGGGTACCTAATACCTTCCTCTTTGAAGATTATACGGCTGATGAAATTATTGCCATGGGAGAGAAACAGTTAAAGGCAAATGATTATATATTAGAAGATAGCGATTATTATAAGCGGAATGTTTCCAGGGTATACAATGCCTCCTTAGATCGAAGTAATGGACGCTGGATCCGCAATTTTAATGAAAAACTTTATAAGGCCTTGGCTGATCGTTGCTATAAAAATGAACAATTTGAAGATCTTAATACCATCACTAATCAAGATATTGATGAGGTCCTAGGTAAGCATGTCGGTTATGAAGTGAAAACTGGAAAGGATGCCTTTGACTCCTTGAATGAATTGATCGGACTATCAAAGGTAAAACAGCAGATTTCAGATTTTGTGCATTTAGCAGAATTAAATCGTCGTCGTGAAGAAGAAAATGGTGGAGAAGCTAAATTTACCCTCCATTCACTCTTCTTAGGAAATCCAGGAACAGGAAAGACGACTGTTGCTCGTATTCTAGGTGAAATTTTCTATCAAAAGGGAATTATCGCTCAAAAGAAATTTATCGAAGTATCGAGAAGTGATCTTGTCGCTGGCTATGTGGGTCAAACCGCTTTGAAAACGAGAGAAGTTTTGGAATCCGCTTTAGGCGGGGTTCTCTTTATTGATGAAGCTTATTCATTAGCTAATAGTAATGATAATTTCGGCCAGGAAGCTATTAATGAGATCCTTAAATTTATGGAAGACCACCGTCAAGATATTATCATTGTTTTAGCGGGTTATACCAAGGAAATGAATGCATTTCTAAGCACTAACTCTGGCTTAACTAGCCGTATTCCAAATGTTTTTGATTTTGAAGATTACTCTGAAGATGAGATTGTAGAAATCGGACATTTAGGATTGAGCAAGCAAAGTTACAAGTTCAATGAATCACTTTATGGAGAGGTCATTAAAAAAGCTTATGCAGGCTCGAATGACCACAGCAATGGTCGCTGGATCAGAAATGTTAATGAGCGACTGATTAAGCACCTATCTAGTCGAGTAGCAAACGACCCGCACGCGGATATCAACCAAATCACGGATGAGGATATTTTAAAATTATTGGAGGATTAA
- a CDS encoding ABC transporter substrate-binding protein: MKKQVMKIMSLGALALGLMGCGQGKENDQKEIGIIQYAEHQALNDSHEGFLEGLAEGGLKDGEKIKVDYQNAQADQSNLNSIAQGMKGRKDLVFTIATPAAQAALNADKEMPTLFTAVTDPEAANLVKSNDHPGTNASGTSDRAPVEKAVDLLLKINPEMKTVGMPYNSSEVNSEIQFTAFKEYAESKGLKVEAQTVTTSNEVQSAITALAKKVDGICLPTDNTIAQTIPTIGKVVKEEKVPTIGAESAHIEGCLATYGVNFKLLGRQTAEMALKILEEGADISEMPVEKANEFELQVNEEMASALGIDTEQLKKGE; this comes from the coding sequence ATGAAAAAACAAGTGATGAAAATAATGAGCTTAGGAGCATTAGCTCTTGGACTAATGGGTTGTGGCCAAGGGAAAGAGAACGATCAAAAAGAAATTGGCATCATTCAATACGCAGAACACCAAGCACTGAATGATTCCCATGAAGGTTTCCTAGAAGGATTGGCTGAAGGCGGCTTAAAAGATGGAGAAAAGATTAAAGTCGACTACCAAAATGCCCAAGCAGACCAATCCAATCTCAATAGCATTGCTCAGGGGATGAAAGGACGAAAAGATCTCGTCTTTACAATTGCTACGCCCGCTGCTCAAGCAGCACTCAATGCTGATAAGGAAATGCCTACTTTATTTACCGCAGTCACCGATCCTGAAGCGGCCAATCTGGTTAAATCAAACGATCATCCAGGGACCAATGCTAGTGGGACTAGTGACAGAGCTCCCGTTGAAAAAGCGGTCGACTTGCTCTTGAAGATTAACCCAGAAATGAAGACAGTCGGCATGCCTTACAATTCAAGCGAGGTCAATTCTGAAATTCAATTTACTGCCTTTAAAGAATACGCTGAAAGTAAAGGTCTAAAGGTCGAAGCTCAAACGGTAACCACAAGCAATGAAGTGCAATCTGCAATCACTGCTTTAGCTAAAAAGGTAGATGGTATTTGCTTACCGACTGATAATACCATTGCCCAAACCATTCCTACTATCGGTAAAGTAGTAAAAGAAGAAAAAGTTCCAACAATTGGCGCAGAAAGTGCTCATATTGAGGGTTGTCTTGCGACCTACGGAGTTAATTTCAAACTTTTGGGCCGTCAAACTGCTGAAATGGCCCTTAAAATTTTAGAAGAGGGGGCTGATATTAGTGAGATGCCAGTAGAAAAAGCTAATGAATTCGAATTACAAGTGAATGAAGAAATGGCAAGCGCACTTGGAATCGATACCGAGCAGCTGAAGAAGGGAGAATAG
- a CDS encoding ABC transporter permease, producing the protein MAIIISSISQGLMWTILAFGVYLSFRILDIADMSAEGSFPLGAAVCAKLIVSGWHPLLATLLAFLAGMLAGSVNGFMINKMHIPALLSGILTMTGLYSVNIRIMGQANTPLLGEANLMDSLYNLGFNSTAASLTISLIFVILVIFILVVFMNTEYGLSLRATGDNPLMAEANGIRTDQMKLVGLMISNGLIALSGAIICQNNGYADIAMGTGTIVIGLAAVIIGEVMCRDLSFGKRLVTIAIGAVIYRLIIDFIMQQQVIPVLPSDIKILSSLALAIILFAPYAKSQIEHKTKQTQ; encoded by the coding sequence ATGGCCATCATTATTTCTAGTATTTCACAGGGCTTGATGTGGACTATCTTAGCCTTTGGGGTTTATTTAAGCTTTCGCATCTTAGATATTGCTGATATGTCTGCTGAGGGAAGCTTTCCTCTCGGGGCAGCGGTATGTGCCAAGCTGATTGTTTCGGGTTGGCATCCCTTATTAGCTACCTTGCTCGCTTTCCTTGCTGGTATGCTGGCAGGATCAGTGAACGGTTTTATGATTAATAAGATGCATATTCCAGCCTTATTATCAGGGATTCTAACCATGACCGGACTCTACTCAGTAAATATCCGCATCATGGGTCAAGCTAATACTCCCTTATTAGGTGAAGCCAACCTAATGGATAGCCTCTATAATCTGGGCTTTAATTCCACAGCTGCTTCCTTAACCATCAGCTTGATTTTCGTCATTTTAGTGATCTTTATTTTGGTTGTATTTATGAATACTGAGTATGGTTTAAGTCTAAGGGCGACCGGGGATAATCCCCTTATGGCGGAAGCCAATGGTATTCGAACTGATCAAATGAAATTAGTTGGCCTGATGATTTCAAACGGTTTGATCGCGTTATCGGGAGCGATTATCTGTCAAAATAATGGTTATGCCGACATTGCCATGGGGACAGGAACCATTGTTATTGGTTTAGCAGCAGTTATAATAGGCGAGGTTATGTGTCGTGATTTGAGCTTTGGTAAGCGCCTAGTAACGATTGCTATTGGGGCAGTGATTTATCGCTTAATTATTGACTTTATCATGCAACAGCAAGTCATTCCTGTCTTACCAAGTGATATAAAAATCTTATCTTCCCTCGCCCTAGCGATTATCCTCTTTGCTCCTTATGCCAAGAGTCAAATCGAGCACAAGACAAAACAAACGCAGTAG
- a CDS encoding ABC transporter ATP-binding protein yields the protein MSELLKLKQVNKVFNMNSANENHVIKDFNLTIHEGEFVCVIGSNGAGKSTLLNLIAGTHPVTSGQIFLKGKEITQDPAFKRAGQISRVFQDPQMGTARNLTIEENLAIAYKRGEKRSFNLAVTEDMRQVFHRELGRMKLGLDQRLTTPAANLSGGQRQVLTLLMAILQKPELLLLDEHIAALDPRTSAMVMDLTDQLISEHQLTSLMITHDMNDALSYGNRLIMLHEGRIVVDVSGDDKRKLSVEDLMDLFKKSVGHQLVSDELLLNTK from the coding sequence ATGTCAGAATTATTGAAATTAAAGCAGGTAAACAAAGTTTTTAATATGAATAGTGCTAATGAAAATCATGTGATCAAAGACTTTAATTTGACTATTCATGAAGGGGAATTTGTTTGTGTGATTGGATCCAATGGGGCAGGAAAATCAACTCTATTAAACTTAATTGCTGGAACCCATCCTGTGACTTCTGGGCAGATCTTTTTAAAGGGAAAAGAGATTACTCAAGATCCTGCCTTTAAACGTGCTGGTCAGATTAGTCGGGTTTTTCAAGACCCACAAATGGGCACTGCTCGCAACTTAACCATTGAAGAAAACCTCGCTATTGCTTATAAAAGAGGGGAGAAGCGGTCTTTTAATCTGGCGGTTACTGAAGACATGCGGCAAGTTTTTCATAGAGAATTAGGCCGAATGAAGCTGGGTCTGGATCAACGTTTAACTACACCAGCTGCTAATTTATCAGGCGGGCAACGCCAGGTGTTAACCCTCTTGATGGCTATTTTGCAGAAGCCAGAACTTTTACTCCTGGATGAACATATTGCAGCTCTTGATCCCCGGACCAGTGCTATGGTTATGGACTTAACAGACCAATTAATTTCAGAACATCAATTAACCAGCTTAATGATTACTCATGATATGAACGACGCTTTAAGCTATGGAAATCGTTTAATTATGCTTCATGAAGGGCGAATTGTGGTTGATGTGAGTGGAGACGATAAGAGAAAATTGTCAGTAGAAGATCTAATGGATCTCTTTAAAAAGAGTGTTGGTCATCAATTAGTTAGTGATGAATTATTACTCAATACCAAGTAA